CCATGAGGGAACGTTGACCTTAGATGATAGTAGCGTTACCACACGTTTTCTGGTGCGTATTCCGAGCAAAGCGTCTTCGTTTTCAACACGCTGAGTACTGATAGCGAGCTTTCCTATGGCGCTTCTTTTACAAGCTTTGTCCGTGTTGAGGCCAAATAGATACGACCTTTTTAAGCGACTGTATAATCTCCTAAGCGCTGCATTACCACACGCGCCTCATCCACGATCTCTTGGATCACTGCTGCTGCCGTTTTGATTTCTTCGATGCGTCCCACCGCCTGTCCGCAGGCGATGGCAGCTTGGTTGATGTCTCCGTTGAGATAGGCTTCATGGCTGACTTTGCCCGCAATGACGGGCAAGAGTTCATCCACGCCCGCGCCTTCCGCTTCCATCTTCGCCACTACTCTGGCAGCATCATTGTTGATCACACGCATAGCATTTCGAATAGACCGTTCCACAAGCATGGTATCGGTTTCTTGCGCCTGCACCATCCACCGCTTGAAATTATCATGCATGGGACTTTCTGTGGTCGCCATAAAGCGCGTACCCATGAGCACCGCTTCGGCCCCTAAAGCAAGGGCGGCGACAAGACCTGCGCCGTCACAAAAACCTCCGGCCGCGATAACGGGCACACTCAATTCCCGCGCCGCTTTGGGCACAAGAATCAGCGAGGGAACATCGTCCATACCGGGATGACCGCCGCATTCGAAGCCCACCACAATAACAGCGTCAACACCTATAGATTCCGCCTTATGCGCGAAGCGTACCGCCGGTACTTTGTGGAATAATTTCACGCCTGCGCTTTTAAGTTTTTCAACATAAGGTTCCGGGTTTCGGCCAGCTGTTTCGACCACCGGTATAGCTTCTTCGCAAACCAAGTCCACATAGGCATCGGTAAGATCGCCGGGCATCAATACGGGCAACATGGATATGTTGACACCGAAAGGGCGATCTGTCAGGTCTCTGGTTTTGTGGATTTCATCGCGAAGCAATTCTATCTTTGAAAAAGAAGCGGCAGAAAGGAAACCGAGCCCGCCCGCATTGGACACAGCGGAAACCAGCTCAGCTTTGGACAGCCATTGCATACCGCCCTGTAAAATGGGGTAGTCAATATTGAGCATTTGGGTGATTTTTGTCTGAAACATAGGGTTACTCCTTAACTCTAAAATAAGTGGGGGAATTGTCAAACTTCAAAGAAACAGAGGAGGTTAAAATAGGAGCGAGGGCGACAAAGAAAAGTAATTTCCGAAAAACTTTCTTCAGCTCACCTGAGGCATCATTTCTATTTTACCATCCAGAACCTCCAATACTATCACAATCCAAGCTCGGAAGTTCTGCAAGTTATATTCTTTTTAAGAGTGCTTAAAATTGCTGTTGAACCGCGCTTCGCGCTTTAATTTCCATCAAGGAACGGTCAATGTGTATACTTTATCTTGAGATTGTAAGGTATCGTATTCAAATAAAGGGAGTTGTTACCAGCGTGCCAGAGGATTGTAAGTATTTGTTGATAGCCAATCAGCGTAGGTGGGAGCAGGCTGTAGCTGAATTGCTTCAGGTGCCCCGTTTAGCTGTAGATATTGAGGCAAACGGTCTGTTTGCCTACAGAGAACGGATCTGTCTGATTCAAATTTCGACGGACAGCCAAAACTATATTCTTGACCCCCTCGCTCCGATTTCATTGGAGCCCTTAGGCGATATTTTCGCAAATCCCGCCATAGAAAAAGTATTTCATGCTGCTGATTTTGATCTGGCTCTCTTGGAGTGGGTTTACGGATGGCATGTGGTCAATCTCTTTGACACCATGCGTGCGGCGCGGCTTCTCGGC
This Candidatus Hydrogenedentota bacterium DNA region includes the following protein-coding sequences:
- a CDS encoding nitronate monooxygenase; the encoded protein is MFQTKITQMLNIDYPILQGGMQWLSKAELVSAVSNAGGLGFLSAASFSKIELLRDEIHKTRDLTDRPFGVNISMLPVLMPGDLTDAYVDLVCEEAIPVVETAGRNPEPYVEKLKSAGVKLFHKVPAVRFAHKAESIGVDAVIVVGFECGGHPGMDDVPSLILVPKAARELSVPVIAAGGFCDGAGLVAALALGAEAVLMGTRFMATTESPMHDNFKRWMVQAQETDTMLVERSIRNAMRVINNDAARVVAKMEAEGAGVDELLPVIAGKVSHEAYLNGDINQAAIACGQAVGRIEEIKTAAAVIQEIVDEARVVMQRLGDYTVA